Proteins found in one Lysinibacillus sp. FSL W8-0992 genomic segment:
- a CDS encoding siphovirus ReqiPepy6 Gp37-like family protein — protein sequence MLYVCNEKFERLGYIGRFSYLLWRKKYGPGSEAELHVDVTPKNIELLKKGNIIFRQDDNEAMYIYYRQFDDSNGVDQLVIKCFSLTRWTDRRLLWKQYDFNTTPELIMRQLINETMVNPADSNRKITQVQLAAVRNIGKAIQQQISYKQVFEVCENLCTTHDIGMRCLFDGRTLKYDFYEGTDRTINQSLNPRIILSKNRSNLLKRTYEDADNDLKTTALIGGAGEGAARKMASIGTAFTGLNRREIFIDAREISDTRDSNGEQIPIPTGEYNNLLVAKGSEKIAEYTEFIGFDCELDVTKENTKYNEDFFLGDLVTIKDDDLGILMNSRVMQADEVFQEDGKSIYVTVGKSVPTLPQAIKRMVK from the coding sequence ATGCTTTATGTATGTAATGAGAAATTTGAGCGTCTAGGATACATCGGAAGATTCTCTTATTTATTGTGGAGGAAAAAGTATGGTCCAGGTAGTGAGGCAGAATTACATGTAGATGTAACTCCTAAAAACATTGAGTTGTTGAAAAAAGGGAATATAATTTTCCGCCAAGATGATAACGAAGCAATGTATATTTACTATCGCCAATTCGATGATAGTAATGGTGTAGATCAGTTAGTTATTAAATGCTTCTCTCTAACAAGGTGGACTGACAGAAGACTACTGTGGAAGCAATATGATTTTAACACAACACCTGAACTGATTATGAGGCAATTAATTAACGAGACAATGGTTAACCCTGCTGATTCAAATCGTAAAATCACCCAAGTACAACTTGCTGCTGTACGAAATATTGGTAAAGCAATTCAACAACAAATTTCCTATAAGCAAGTTTTTGAGGTATGCGAAAATTTATGTACGACTCATGATATTGGGATGCGTTGTTTATTCGATGGCCGAACACTTAAATATGATTTTTACGAAGGTACAGACAGGACCATAAATCAAAGTTTAAATCCTCGTATTATCTTGTCAAAGAATCGTAGTAATTTACTGAAACGAACGTATGAGGATGCAGATAATGATTTAAAAACAACAGCACTAATAGGGGGCGCTGGAGAAGGTGCAGCACGTAAGATGGCAAGTATCGGTACTGCATTCACAGGATTAAATCGGCGTGAGATATTTATCGATGCGCGAGAAATTTCAGATACAAGAGACTCTAACGGCGAGCAGATTCCGATTCCTACAGGTGAATACAACAATTTACTTGTAGCTAAAGGTAGCGAGAAAATAGCCGAATATACAGAGTTCATAGGCTTTGATTGCGAGTTAGATGTGACTAAAGAAAATACAAAATACAACGAAGATTTCTTCTTAGGTGATTTAGTCACAATTAAAGATGATGATCTTGGAATTTTAATGAATAGCCGTGTAATGCAGGCGGATGAAGTGTTTCAGGAAGATGGGAAATCAATCTATGTAACGGTTGGTAAATCAGTACCTACCCTTCCACAGGCAATTAAAAGGATGGTGAAATAA
- a CDS encoding phage tail domain-containing protein: MRTSFGFNEKLIFHNNKGQSLEISVTSPFFLQSAEGIDSLENEFYSVKNYNEDGTNIKGSSVRERNIVVGGQLRRQDKEMNRQTLIRFFNPKNKFTLEYTNGDITRFIECRIEKSPVVSKHIWPEFMISFLCPNPWWYTEEQKYEIAMWVAAFEFELEIDAEGDGIEMGYREPNNVVNVFNDSDTASPLRIQFKAIGSVVNPYIEVVDTGRIVKIEATLKGGDVVTVNTKRGDEYAILERNGQQINYFNYLSYDSDIQLSVDVGDNLVRYDAAEFVSNLEVSIYFTPQFVGV; this comes from the coding sequence GTGAGAACATCATTTGGCTTTAATGAAAAATTAATCTTCCACAATAATAAGGGACAGTCATTAGAAATATCAGTGACGAGTCCTTTTTTCTTGCAATCAGCCGAGGGCATTGACTCTTTAGAAAATGAATTTTATAGCGTTAAAAACTATAACGAAGATGGCACCAATATTAAAGGTTCTAGTGTTCGTGAAAGAAACATTGTTGTGGGGGGCCAGCTAAGGCGACAGGATAAAGAAATGAATCGTCAAACATTAATACGCTTTTTTAATCCAAAAAACAAGTTCACATTAGAGTATACAAACGGTGACATCACTCGCTTTATCGAATGCCGTATTGAAAAATCTCCTGTCGTTAGTAAGCATATATGGCCAGAATTTATGATCTCATTTTTATGTCCCAATCCTTGGTGGTATACCGAGGAACAAAAATACGAAATTGCCATGTGGGTAGCAGCCTTTGAATTTGAACTTGAAATTGATGCAGAAGGAGACGGTATTGAAATGGGTTATCGTGAGCCGAATAACGTAGTCAATGTATTCAATGATAGTGATACAGCCTCTCCTTTACGCATTCAATTTAAAGCAATTGGAAGTGTAGTTAATCCATATATCGAGGTAGTGGATACAGGCAGAATTGTAAAGATAGAAGCTACTTTGAAGGGTGGCGATGTTGTTACCGTCAATACAAAGCGTGGTGATGAATATGCAATCCTAGAACGTAACGGACAGCAAATTAATTACTTCAATTACCTTTCGTATGACTCCGACATTCAATTAAGTGTGGACGTTGGAGATAACTTGGTTCGCTATGATGCTGCTGAATTTGTATCTAATTTAGAGGTGTCTATTTACTTTACGCCTCAATTTGTGGGGGTGTAG
- a CDS encoding M15 family metallopeptidase: MTSITTTYRDLAELLPVAQTACRLLFQQCYKAGIKNIFITETYRSQERQNYLYAQGRTRPGQIVTWTLNSNHKSRLAWDIAVGPPQSLYDVVTLTRVGAIAKKLGIVWGGTWTNAIDRPHFEVKPTWLMPKGYKLEGQVTVPTNSKGQVQLIVEDKKEEITVAITNWNPGSPAMKTETENFIGQAVKDGIIQASHLKDLQNGVMTTDRLIGLYITIQQRRANK, encoded by the coding sequence ATGACAAGCATAACGACAACATACAGAGACTTAGCTGAGCTTTTACCAGTGGCACAGACAGCATGCAGATTACTCTTTCAACAGTGCTACAAGGCAGGCATTAAAAACATCTTCATCACTGAAACATATCGCTCACAAGAAAGGCAAAATTATTTGTATGCACAAGGTAGAACACGACCAGGGCAGATTGTTACATGGACACTAAATAGTAATCATAAATCACGTTTAGCATGGGATATCGCTGTTGGCCCTCCACAATCATTGTATGATGTCGTTACATTAACTCGAGTAGGGGCTATTGCGAAAAAGCTAGGAATCGTATGGGGCGGTACATGGACAAATGCTATTGACCGACCGCATTTTGAAGTGAAACCAACTTGGTTAATGCCTAAAGGCTACAAATTAGAAGGACAAGTAACTGTCCCGACTAATAGCAAAGGACAAGTACAATTAATTGTGGAAGACAAGAAGGAGGAAATTACAGTGGCAATTACAAATTGGAATCCAGGTTCTCCAGCGATGAAAACTGAGACAGAAAACTTTATTGGTCAGGCGGTTAAAGATGGTATTATTCAAGCTTCACACTTGAAGGATTTACAAAATGGTGTGATGACAACGGATCGCTTGATTGGTTTATACATTACAATACAGCAACGACGAGCAAATAAATAA
- a CDS encoding phage holin family protein codes for MGGMNLQYLEVAHLYLFGGVKFLHLLLLLMGLDIITGIFKATKNGNLWSRKSLFGYARKLLVLIVIITANIVDQVLALNGTLTFATVLFYIANEALSITENMAELGVLVPTNLAEKLKVIEGEKEQKESFGTEILDELAGKNVDSELKEGEKR; via the coding sequence ATGGGAGGAATGAATTTGCAGTACTTAGAAGTAGCACATTTATATTTATTTGGCGGGGTTAAATTTTTACACCTATTACTTTTATTAATGGGGTTAGACATCATAACAGGTATTTTCAAGGCAACGAAAAACGGTAACTTATGGAGTCGTAAAAGTCTCTTTGGTTATGCACGTAAGTTGTTAGTCTTAATTGTTATTATCACAGCGAACATTGTTGACCAAGTATTAGCTTTAAACGGCACGTTAACGTTTGCTACAGTGTTGTTCTACATTGCGAATGAAGCACTATCAATAACTGAAAACATGGCTGAATTAGGTGTCCTAGTGCCGACAAACCTTGCTGAAAAGTTAAAGGTTATTGAAGGCGAGAAGGAGCAGAAAGAAAGCTTCGGTACTGAAATTTTAGATGAATTAGCTGGAAAGAATGTTGATAGTGAATTGAAGGAAGGTGAGAAGCGATGA